From one Streptomyces sp. Q6 genomic stretch:
- a CDS encoding cysteine synthase family protein encodes MLGKLQPTAAPAAVGNTPVLAIDGYWAKLEGFNFGGIKDRAALYMVERARERGELRPGGAVVESTSGTLGLGLALAGVHYGHPVHVVTDPGLEPLVERMLAAHGARVHVVAAPHPVGGWQQARVERVAELMAELPGSWCPNQYHNPDNPAAYTGLAAELAEQVGEFDVLVCAVGTGGHSAGIARALRGRYRMPDLELVGVDSVASTIFGLPAGPRLMRGLGSSIHPSNVDHAAFDEVHWVGPAEAVRSARELAGRQFATGGWSVGAVALVAGWLARTRAAGTRIVAVFPDGPQRYFDTVFSDEYCARHGLLGAAVPHAPREVAGPEPGITGWSYTARRRAGVR; translated from the coding sequence ATGCTCGGAAAGCTTCAGCCCACGGCCGCCCCGGCCGCCGTGGGAAACACGCCCGTGCTCGCGATCGACGGCTACTGGGCCAAACTCGAAGGCTTCAACTTCGGCGGCATCAAGGACCGCGCCGCGCTGTACATGGTCGAACGGGCCCGCGAACGCGGGGAGTTGCGGCCGGGCGGCGCCGTCGTCGAGTCGACCTCCGGCACGCTCGGGCTCGGACTCGCGCTGGCCGGGGTGCACTACGGGCACCCCGTGCACGTCGTCACCGACCCCGGGCTCGAACCCCTCGTGGAGCGCATGCTGGCCGCGCACGGCGCCCGCGTCCACGTCGTCGCCGCGCCGCACCCGGTGGGCGGCTGGCAGCAGGCGCGGGTCGAGCGGGTCGCCGAACTCATGGCGGAACTGCCCGGGTCCTGGTGCCCGAACCAGTACCACAACCCCGACAACCCGGCCGCGTACACCGGTCTCGCGGCCGAACTCGCCGAACAGGTGGGGGAGTTCGACGTGCTCGTGTGCGCGGTGGGGACCGGCGGGCATTCGGCGGGGATCGCGCGGGCGCTGCGGGGGCGGTACCGGATGCCGGACCTGGAGCTGGTCGGCGTCGACTCCGTCGCCTCGACGATCTTCGGGCTGCCCGCGGGGCCCCGGCTGATGCGGGGGCTCGGCTCGTCCATCCACCCCTCGAACGTCGACCACGCCGCCTTCGACGAGGTCCACTGGGTCGGCCCGGCCGAAGCGGTGCGCAGCGCGCGGGAGCTGGCCGGGCGGCAGTTCGCGACCGGCGGCTGGAGCGTGGGGGCGGTGGCGCTCGTCGCCGGGTGGCTGGCGCGGACCCGGGCGGCGGGGACGCGGATCGTCGCCGTGTTCCCCGACGGGCCGCAGCGCTACTTCGACACCGTCTTCAGCGACGAGTACTGCGCGCGGCACGGGCTGCTCGGCGCGGCGGTGCCGCACGCGCCGCGGGAGGTCGCCGGCCCCGAGCCGGGGATCACCGGCTGGTCGTACACGGCGCGCCGCCGGGCGGGGGTGCGGTGA
- a CDS encoding alginate lyase family protein, translating to MAAGPRTRRVLLGTLVPVLAWAATACGSSAGSVGADVAAHPDPRPSGAPFAHPGVLVDKAQLTSARDHVAREEEPWLSAYKEMSGSKYADLDYRAKPYDVVECPPDTRPGQGCVEEREDAIAAYTQALLWNITGEKAHADKAVQIMDAWAGTVKEHTEGNAGLQTAWAATSWAKAGELMQYTYDGWPDGEELKFQRMLREAYLPVVETGSADFNGNWDLVMADATMSMAVYLNDQAAFDKAVGHFRTRVPAYFYLESDGALPVKPAGSDIDTPAELRTYWFGQSTFKNGLAQETCRNFKHASYSLAATSHIAETAWHQGVDLYGEVKDRLAAALEFHSKYQLGAAAPAWLCGGKVQRDMGPDTEVGLSHLQGRLKMDLPQTQALTRKQRPEGTDDLFVAWETLTHAQSA from the coding sequence ATGGCAGCGGGCCCGCGGACGCGACGCGTTCTTCTGGGGACCCTCGTCCCCGTCCTCGCCTGGGCGGCGACCGCCTGCGGCTCGTCGGCGGGGTCCGTCGGCGCGGACGTCGCCGCGCACCCCGACCCCCGCCCCTCCGGCGCTCCCTTCGCCCACCCCGGTGTCCTGGTCGACAAGGCGCAGCTCACCTCGGCCCGCGACCACGTGGCCCGCGAGGAAGAGCCGTGGCTGTCGGCGTACAAGGAGATGAGCGGCAGCAAGTACGCCGACCTCGACTACAGGGCGAAGCCGTACGACGTGGTGGAGTGCCCGCCCGACACCCGCCCGGGACAGGGCTGCGTCGAGGAGCGCGAGGACGCCATCGCCGCCTACACGCAGGCACTCCTGTGGAACATCACCGGCGAGAAGGCCCACGCGGACAAGGCCGTGCAGATCATGGACGCCTGGGCGGGCACCGTGAAGGAGCACACCGAGGGCAACGCCGGACTCCAGACCGCCTGGGCCGCCACCTCCTGGGCGAAGGCCGGCGAGCTGATGCAGTACACGTACGACGGCTGGCCGGACGGCGAGGAGCTCAAGTTCCAGCGGATGCTGCGGGAGGCCTACCTGCCGGTGGTCGAGACGGGCTCCGCCGACTTCAACGGCAACTGGGACCTGGTCATGGCCGACGCGACCATGAGCATGGCCGTCTACCTGAACGACCAGGCCGCCTTCGACAAGGCCGTCGGACACTTCCGTACGCGGGTGCCCGCCTACTTCTACCTGGAGTCGGACGGGGCGCTGCCGGTGAAGCCGGCCGGCAGCGACATCGACACCCCGGCGGAGCTGCGGACGTACTGGTTCGGGCAGTCCACCTTCAAGAACGGCCTCGCCCAGGAGACCTGCCGCAACTTCAAGCACGCCAGCTACTCCCTCGCCGCGACCTCGCACATCGCCGAGACCGCCTGGCACCAGGGCGTCGACCTGTACGGAGAGGTGAAGGACCGGCTCGCGGCCGCCCTCGAATTCCACTCCAAGTACCAGCTGGGCGCCGCCGCCCCCGCGTGGCTGTGCGGCGGGAAGGTGCAGCGGGACATGGGCCCCGACACGGAGGTGGGGCTCAGCCACCTCCAGGGGCGGCTGAAGATGGATCTCCCGCAGACGCAGGCGCTCACCCGCAAGCAGCGGCCCGAGGGCACGGACGACCTGTTCGTCGCCTGGGAGACCCTCACCCACGCGCAGTCCGCCTGA